In one window of Temnothorax longispinosus isolate EJ_2023e chromosome 9, Tlon_JGU_v1, whole genome shotgun sequence DNA:
- the LOC139819434 gene encoding sorbitol dehydrogenase isoform X4 has protein sequence MAKNNLSAVLYGINDLRLENTSIEEPGENEVLLEMGCVGICGSDVHYLVNGRIGDFIVKKPMIIGHESSGTVSKLGKNVKNLKVGDRVAIEPGVPCRICTYCKEGRYNLCKNIVFCATPPVHGSLRRFYKHAADFCFKLPDHVSLEEGALLEPLSVAVHTCKRAEIGINSKVLILGAGPIGLVTLLVAKAMGANKIIITDMLESRLNVAKKLGADGTYLVQKNRSEEDTVADIHAIFEGEPNRTIDACGAQATIRLAILATETGGVVVLVGLGASEVQIPLINALTREVNIRGVFRYANDYNDALNLVASGKVDVKPLITHNYKIEETKQAFETSRTGAGGAIKVMIHCK, from the exons ATGGCTAAGAACAATCTCTCCGCTGTACTGTATGGCATCAACGATTTGCGCCTG GAAAATACGAGTATCGAAGAACCAGGGGAAAATG AAGTGCTCTTGGAAATGGGATGCGTAGGAATCTGTGGGTCGGATGTTCATTATCTTGTTAATGGCAGAATCGGCGATTTTATAGTAAAGAAACCCATGATCATCGGTCACGAGTCTTCCGGAACCGTTTCCAAGCTTGGGAAAAATGTCAAGAATTTAAAA gtcGGTGATCGTGTTGCCATTGAGCCTGGTGTGCCTTGCAGGATATGCACGTATTGTAAAGAAGGACGTTATAATCTGTGCAAGAATATTGTGTTTTGCGCAACTCCACCCGTGCACGGCAGCTTAAGACGTTTTTACAAGCATGCAGCCGATTTCTGTTTCAA ATTGCCCGATCATGTGAGTTTAGAGGAAGGAGCGCTTTTAGAGCCATTGTCAGTGGCAGTACACACTTGCAAACGGGCTGAAATCGGAATCAATTCCAAAGTATTAATTCTGGGTGCTGGCCCGATCGGTTTGGTGACGTTGCTGGTAGCCAAAGCCATGGGCgcgaacaaaataattattacgg ATATGTTGGAAAGTAGACTGAACGTAGCGAAGAAGCTCGGCGCCGACGGCACGTATCTGGTGCAAAAGAATAGATCGGAGGAGGATACAGTGGCTGACATTCATGCAATCTTCGAGGGTGAACCTAACAGGACGATAGACGCTTGCGGTGCACAAGCCACCATTCGTTTAGCGATTCTC GCGACCGAAACCGGTGGAGTCGTGGTATTAGTGGGATTGGGTGCTTCAGAGGTGCAAATTCCACTGATAAATGCTCTGACGAGAGAAGTCAACATCAGGGGTGTCTTCCGATACGCAAATGA CTACAACGACGCATTGAATCTCGTCGCGTCTGGCAAGGTAGACGTGAAGCCGTTGATCACTCATAATTACAAGATAGAAGAGACCAAGCAAGCCTTTGAAACCAGTAGGACTGGAGCAGGCGGAGCTATTAAAGTTATGATCCATTGTAAATAG
- the LOC139819434 gene encoding sorbitol dehydrogenase isoform X2 has translation MAKNNLSAVLYGINDLRLENTSIEEPGENEVLLEMGCVGICGSDVHYLVNGRIGDFIVKKPMIIGHESSGTVSKLGKNVKNLKVGDRVAIEPGVPCRICTYCKEGRYNLCKNIVFCATPPVHGSLRRFYKHAADFCFKLPDHVSLEEGALLEPLSVAVHTCKRAEIGINSKVLILGAGPIGLVTLLVAKAMGANKIIITDMLESRLNVAKKLGADGTYLVQKNRSEEDTVADIHAIFEGEPNRTIDACGAQATIRLAILATETGGVVVLVGLGASEVQIPLINALTREVNIRGVFRYANDYNDALNLVASGKVDVKPLITHNYKIEETKQAFETSRTGAGGAIKVMIHCK, from the exons GAAAATACGAGTATCGAAGAACCAGGGGAAAATG AAGTGCTCTTGGAAATGGGATGCGTAGGAATCTGTGGGTCGGATGTTCATTATCTTGTTAATGGCAGAATCGGCGATTTTATAGTAAAGAAACCCATGATCATCGGTCACGAGTCTTCCGGAACCGTTTCCAAGCTTGGGAAAAATGTCAAGAATTTAAAA gtcGGTGATCGTGTTGCCATTGAGCCTGGTGTGCCTTGCAGGATATGCACGTATTGTAAAGAAGGACGTTATAATCTGTGCAAGAATATTGTGTTTTGCGCAACTCCACCCGTGCACGGCAGCTTAAGACGTTTTTACAAGCATGCAGCCGATTTCTGTTTCAA ATTGCCCGATCATGTGAGTTTAGAGGAAGGAGCGCTTTTAGAGCCATTGTCAGTGGCAGTACACACTTGCAAACGGGCTGAAATCGGAATCAATTCCAAAGTATTAATTCTGGGTGCTGGCCCGATCGGTTTGGTGACGTTGCTGGTAGCCAAAGCCATGGGCgcgaacaaaataattattacgg ATATGTTGGAAAGTAGACTGAACGTAGCGAAGAAGCTCGGCGCCGACGGCACGTATCTGGTGCAAAAGAATAGATCGGAGGAGGATACAGTGGCTGACATTCATGCAATCTTCGAGGGTGAACCTAACAGGACGATAGACGCTTGCGGTGCACAAGCCACCATTCGTTTAGCGATTCTC GCGACCGAAACCGGTGGAGTCGTGGTATTAGTGGGATTGGGTGCTTCAGAGGTGCAAATTCCACTGATAAATGCTCTGACGAGAGAAGTCAACATCAGGGGTGTCTTCCGATACGCAAATGA CTACAACGACGCATTGAATCTCGTCGCGTCTGGCAAGGTAGACGTGAAGCCGTTGATCACTCATAATTACAAGATAGAAGAGACCAAGCAAGCCTTTGAAACCAGTAGGACTGGAGCAGGCGGAGCTATTAAAGTTATGATCCATTGTAAATAG